The region TGGGTAATGACGGCCAGTACAATCGCTCCGATGATGGCCATGAAGAAGGGATAGAGGAGAAAGCCGCATACGACGAGGATGGCAAGGGTAAGCAGGTAGAAGGTGATTTGCTTCCATGTCGTTTCTTCGCGCCTCGACGCCATTGGTTCCGCTCCATGAGGTATGTGACTGTTGTGGCCCTGTAGTGAGTAGGATGCATGTGCGCCGAAATCGATCTCTCGGACTTCTTCCTTTGGCTTGTTCGTTTCAAGATTGGGCGCTTTGTCGAGTTTTCAGGATAAGATTATTTTCCCCGGGCCCCGAAGCAGGAGGATGAGATGGCAAAGAAGATCATCATTTGCGCGGATGGGACCTGGAATTCGTCCCACGGCGCTGGCGCTTTCGCAAACGATACGAACGTTCGCAAGCTATTTTGTGCGTTGGCCGATACTCCGGACCAGATGCGGTACTACGACAGCGGTGTGGGAACCGATGGAACGCCGATCGATCATTTGGCCGGTGGCGCCATGGGCGACGGCCTGTTTCAGAAGGTGCAGGATGGCTATGAGTTTCTGGCTTATGTGTGGGACCCAGGAGATGAGATCTACATCTTCGGGTTCAGCCGCGGAGCGTATACAGCGCGCAGCCTGGGCGGAATGATCGCGGGGTTCGGCGTGCCGAACAAGAACTTCGACAACATGACAGTGCAGAAGATCTTTGCGGCATATCGTCAGACCGATCCGACGCTGCGCGCGAACATGAAGGGGGACTTGAGTACGGAGTATGCGCTGACGAACGCAGATGTTCGGATGATCGGCGTGTGGGACACGGTAGGATCGCTGGGTGTGCCGGGGATGCTGTTCAGCGTGCTGCACCAGCAGAAGTATGGGTTTCTCGATACGTCGTTGCATCCGAGTGTTAAGAACGCGTATCACGCGGTCTGCATTGACGAGAGGCGTGCGCAGTTCAAACCGACTCTGTGGACGAACAAGGATGGATCGCCGCGGGCCAACGATGACCAGGTGCAGCAGGTGTGGTTTTCAGGGGTGCATTGCGATATCGGCGGAGGCTATGACGATTGCGAGCTGTCGGAGATTACGCTGGGCTGGATGATGAAGAACGCAATCAAGTGCGGGCTTGCGTTCAGCGATGATGCGATGGGGAAGTACATGAAGATCGATGCGAAGAACGCGCAGGGGGTGGCGCATGATGAGTGGAAGATCGTTCCGTGGGGCGTTCCCGAGCACAGAGAGATTCCTTACGGTGCAGCGATGGCCAATACAGTGCAGATGCGGCTGGATAACGTGGCGACGTATCGGCCGGAGAATCTGGCGCTTACGGCGAAGGGGAAGCTGAAGGGATATGAAGTGGCCGATGTGTTGGCTTGACGTCAATTGCAGGGCGCTTACGTTACACATTGATGTGGCTTAAGGAGAGACTTGCACGCGGCGGAACATTATTCTTTGCGACGGCGTATCTACGGATACTTCAGTTGTAGATAGGAGATTTATGCCTCTGCAAATTAGATTCTCCTCAGTTTTATCGGCTATGGCGCTGTTGGCGATCATTATGCTTTGCGGTAGCGCAACATCCTCGGGACAGAACTCGGATGGCGATGTCGAACTGCATGCTAATTCTCATGCCAGCGCAGCGAGTATCGGTCTGCCTGTTTATCCTGGAGCCACGTTATACAAAGGCAAGGACAATGATTCGGGAGGCGATCTGGGACTCAGCTTCGGCGATTTTCATTTCAGCCTGATGGCGATCAATTATGTGACCAAGGATTCGCCTGAGCAGGTTTTGAACTTCTATCGGAAGCCGCTATCGCGTTATGGACAGGTTCTTGAATGTGATCACGGTAAACCTGTAGGTTCGCTTACTGTTACACGCAGCGGTTTGACATGCGATCAGAAAGATAGCGGCGATACGGCCTCTGATTCCTCTTCGGGACACGAGATTCGCGCCGGCTCTCCACAAAAATTTCGCATTGTGGGAATTGATGAGTCGTCTCACCGTGGCTCGACTCGCTTTGCTCTTGTCTATCTTGAGTTGCCCAAGGACAGCAGTAAAAAGGCGCAATAACGCTAGAAGCCATCGTTCTCTGATTATTTGCCATCCAAATCATCGTAAGGAGAGAAGAGATGAGACTTTACAAGTTAGCTGCCGCTCTTACATTGTCGCTCGTGCTGGTTGGATCAGGCTTTGCGCAAACGAATGTCGATCAGACCCGCGAGACACAGAAGCAGTTGAAGCAACAGCGTAAAGCCGATAAGGCTCAGGCGAAGGCTGACAAGGCCGAGCGAAAGGCTATGAGGACCAAGGCGCAAAAGAAAGCAGATAAGGCTCAGGATAAGGCCGACAGAGAAGCTGCGAAGGCGGCTATGTCTCCGCAGTGACGGCCTGTGAATGCTGAGGACAAAATAATTGCCCTGTCTCCACTCAAAGACAGGGCAACTTGTTTGCGGAGTATTAGCAGAACTCACGCTTACGTATGACCGCAGTCGTCAGCAGCATTCCTATGACGATGAAGGTCCAACTGCCAGGCTCGGGAACTTCGCCGAGGTGGGTTGTTACGTCGTAGTCTTCGTAGATTTCTTCTTGAAAAACATCATCCCATACGGTATCACCGTAGGAATTTGTTAGTGGGTATATATTCCCATATCCGCTGGCGCCTCCTAGAGGAATAGACGGGGGAATACTAGAACCGCTGAAGGGTAAGCCATTTACATAAGTAACATAGCATTCATCTGTAAAAAAAGGACAATCTCCGAAGGAATATGGAACGTCAAGTACGACTGCTCCCGACGCGTATATGCCGTAGATAAAGACGTCTGCGTCCGTGGATAATGCTAAGACTTGATAAGAATCCGCGAATGCATGGACTGACAGGGCGGAGATTAGAACTGCGATGGCAATAATTGTGCATAGGCAGAACATGATTTTTTTCATTGAGCATCCTGGGGGAGTGAAGTCCAGATCATGGCATGTTTGATTAGCAGCATTTTTTATGCCAAGTGGGTTTCAGGATTCCGCAAGAATTCGGCTGGTCGTTGAAACTTATCTTGCAAAGCTTTGCGAATGAAAAGGAAGTAATTCGCTACACGCCTCGCTTACTGAGCATAAGCATTTGATGAATACAGGTATTCTGACGGCGTTGGCGAAGGCTGAGATTGGGCTCCCCTGAAAACTGATTGAGGAGGTGCGGATCATGGTTCGTCTTGATGCCTGGCTTGCGTGCGGCGTGATGGTGTCGACCGCAGCGACGGATGCGGTTTATGTGATGTTCAATTCGGCGGTATCGGCGAAACGTCGAGTGCCTGCGGCGACGTGGAGCAGCATTTGGTATCTGCTTTCGGCCTTTGCCGTTATTAGTTACACAAAGAATTGGGTGTATGTTTGCTTTGCAGCGATAGGGTCGTGGATCGGGGCCTATCTTTCGATGACGATCCTGCATCGGGCGAGGGAGCGGAAAACAGTGGTTTGATTGGCGAATCCTTCCGGTTTTTCTGGGAATCAGATAGATACGACTGCAAGGAGGAGTGTGAATGGCTCTAATTGCTATCTGCGTTGCGGCGTTGTGTCTTGCACTTTTTGTGGGCAACAGGATTAAGCGGGGCCGAGAGCGGCGTGAATTGGAACTGCACTCGATTGAGCCGGAGACGCTGCATGATCTGCTAACCGCAAACGAAAAAGTGCATATCTTCGATGTTCGTCAGCCGCTGGATCTGCTGGCCTACTCCGAGCTGATCCCGGGGGCGACGCGGGTTCCGCCGAAGGAGGTAATGGCGAATCCATCGTTGATTCCAAGAGAAGAGGATGCGGTGGTGTACTGTACGTGTCCCGACGACAAGACGAGTAGAGAGATCCTGCAGCGTGCGCTGAGCTTGAACTTTTCACGGCTGAAGATTCTGCGGGGCGGGTTGGGAGCGTGGAAGGCCAAGGGATATCCGGTGGTGCCTTATCGAGAGGCGTTTCGGCTGGATACGGAGGTTTAGGCCGCTCGATCAGTTATCTGTGGGGCGTTCCGCTTTATCGACAACGAGCGCGTCTACTGGTCCTCTGGTCGCCACCAATTTCAGGCCGAGCTGTTGCTGCACGGCTGTGAAGAAGGGCGGGCTTGGGGCATCCGGTGAGGCCGCTGCCACGCCTCCGCCGAACTGAGAGCTGTCGGGAGCCCATGTCAGGTCGAAGTCGTACTTGCCGATGATGCCGGTCTTGTCTACGACCGGGCGATCGAGCACAGCGCGTTGCAGCAGAGAGGTGAACTCGCCCATGGTGGTGTTGCGTGCGGGCAGCAGGATGCGCTGTGGGTAGACGGTGCTGATGAGTGCAGCGGGATCGTCTGGGGCTGCTGTGCTTTTCTTGAGCTTGGGGCCGTTCTTCGCGACTTGCAATTCGAAGATGGAGAACTCTTTTTGTTCGCGATGAAAGGCGAGCTTGAACCTGTCGGTCAATAGATTTCGGAGCATCGACATCTGCTCGTCGCGGGTAGGTCGAACGTCGCCGGGAGTGAGGGCGAGGATGTCATAGCGGTTGGAGT is a window of Edaphobacter dinghuensis DNA encoding:
- a CDS encoding DUF2235 domain-containing protein gives rise to the protein MAKKIIICADGTWNSSHGAGAFANDTNVRKLFCALADTPDQMRYYDSGVGTDGTPIDHLAGGAMGDGLFQKVQDGYEFLAYVWDPGDEIYIFGFSRGAYTARSLGGMIAGFGVPNKNFDNMTVQKIFAAYRQTDPTLRANMKGDLSTEYALTNADVRMIGVWDTVGSLGVPGMLFSVLHQQKYGFLDTSLHPSVKNAYHAVCIDERRAQFKPTLWTNKDGSPRANDDQVQQVWFSGVHCDIGGGYDDCELSEITLGWMMKNAIKCGLAFSDDAMGKYMKIDAKNAQGVAHDEWKIVPWGVPEHREIPYGAAMANTVQMRLDNVATYRPENLALTAKGKLKGYEVADVLA
- a CDS encoding rhodanese-like domain-containing protein; translation: MALIAICVAALCLALFVGNRIKRGRERRELELHSIEPETLHDLLTANEKVHIFDVRQPLDLLAYSELIPGATRVPPKEVMANPSLIPREEDAVVYCTCPDDKTSREILQRALSLNFSRLKILRGGLGAWKAKGYPVVPYREAFRLDTEV
- a CDS encoding TIGR03435 family protein; amino-acid sequence: MLRHIAIAALIASTSGILAQAPSQPPSPRPKFDAFEVATIKPVEPADKTPQYITMQGPHRFVEKYYTLKLLIAAAYDLNPKTISGGPSWIDSNRYDILALTPGDVRPTRDEQMSMLRNLLTDRFKLAFHREQKEFSIFELQVAKNGPKLKKSTAAPDDPAALISTVYPQRILLPARNTTMGEFTSLLQRAVLDRPVVDKTGIIGKYDFDLTWAPDSSQFGGGVAAASPDAPSPPFFTAVQQQLGLKLVATRGPVDALVVDKAERPTDN